The sequence CTGGCCGAGGCGAGCATCAACATCGCCATGTTGTCCCAGGCCTCCACCGAACAGAGCATCGGCATCATCGTCCGGCAAGGCGACCTGCAGGCGGCGCTCGAAGCGGCGCGCCGCGGGCTGGCGGAGGAGATCGAACGAAGCGAGGTGCAGCGCATCTATGCCCTCCCGAACCTGGGGGTGGTAACGGTTGTGGACGACAATATGCGCTACCGCCCGGGTCTCACGGGGCGGATGTTCTCGACGCTCGGCCGCGCCGGCATCAACGTCCTCACCATGGCGGAAGGGGCCTCGGAAACGAATATCTCGGCCGTCGTCGAGGAAACGGACCTCAAGCGCGCCGTCCAGGCCCTGCACGAGGCCTTCGCGCTCGGCCGGCAACGAGCGCACGTCTTTCTCTTCGGCGCCGGCACGGTCGGTGGGATGCTGCTCGAGATGCTGGGCCGGCAGGCCGAGCCACTCCTCGAACAGCTGAACCTCCACCTTCAACTCGTCGGCATCGCGAATTCAAAGGGGATCGTGTGGAATGTGGATGGGATCGACTTCGACAAGGGGCTCGCGGAACTGGCGCGGGCCAGCGTACACCTCGATCAACAGGCCATCATCCGGCACCTGATCAACAGCCGGCTCGACCGGCTTATCGTCATCGACGCCACGGCGTCCGATGCCGTGACGCAAATCTACCCGGTGCTGCTAGAGCACAACATCGCCGTCGTCACTCCGAACAAGCGGGCCAACACGCAGTCGATGGCCTTCTACAACCGCCTGCGGAAGGCGTCGCGGGACCGGCAGGTGCCGTATCTCTACGAAACCACTGTGGGCGCCGGCTTGCCGGTCATCGGCACCCTGCGGGATCTGGTGCGCAGCGGAGATTCGGTCCTCAAGATCGAGGGCGTGCTTTCGGGTACCCTGTCGTTTGTCTTTACCCAGCTGGCCCTCGGCCGGCCCGTGGCCGACGTGATCCAGGAAGCCCACCGGAACGGCTACTCGGAGCCCGACCCGCGCGACGACCTGAGCGGCGAGGACGTCGCCCGCAAGCTGCTGATTCTGGCCAGGGAGATGGGAATTTCGGTGGAACGGGAGGATGTGGAGGTCGAGTCGCTCGTGCCGCCGGCCCTCGCCAGCGTGTCCATCGCCGACTTCTGGGCCGGGCTGGCCGAAGGGTTTGCGCCGTTGCAGGTCCGCGCCGAGGCCGCGTTTGCGGCGGGCACGCGGCTCCGGCACGTCGCCAGCATCGAAGGAGACCGCTTGCGCGTGAGCATCCAGGCCGTAGGGCCGGAATCGCCGCTGTATTTCCTCGCCGGCACCGACAACCTGGTCGCCTTCACCACGGCGCGCTACCTGCGCAACCCGCTGGTCGTCCGTGGGCCTGGCGCCGGGCCAGAGGTGACGGCTGGCGGCATACTGGCGGACGTCATCAGGGCCGCCGAACTGGTCACCTGAACCTGAACCGAGCCCGGATATGAACCTCGCCATCGTAGGCACCGGACAGACCGGCAGCGTCGTGGAATCCATGGCGCGCGAGCGCGGCCACACCATCCACGCCCGTTTCAACAGCGCGCGGCCCATCACCGGCGAAGGCGCCCGAGAGGCGCTGGCCGGCGCGGACGCGGTGATCGACTTCTCGCTGCCCTCCCTCGCACTGGCGCACATCGAGCGGTATTGCGCCTGGGGCGTACCGGCGGTGATCGGGACGACGGGCTGGCACGGCCAGTTGCCGGCTGTCGAAGCCATGGTGCGCGACCGCGACGCCGCCCTGCTCTACGCCCCGAACTTCTCGGTGGGCGTGGCCCTGCTCGTGCGCGCCCTCAACAGCATCGCGCCGTTGATCGATAAATTGCCCGAGTACGACGCCTCTATTCATGAGATGCACCACCGCCGGAAGGTCGACAGCCCCAGTGGCACCGCGTTGATGCTCGCCGAGACGCTGCTCCGGCACCTGTCGGCCAAAACGACGATCGTCGCCGAGACGCAGCACCAGCGGATCGCGCCCGAGACGCTGCATGTGAGTTCTACCCGCGCCGGCCACGTCGTTGGCCACCACACCGTGTGTTTCGACAGCCCGTTCGACCGCATCGAGCTTGTTCACGATGCCCGGAATCGCCAGGGATTCGCGCACGGCGCCCTGCTGGCCGCCGAGTGGCTGCCGGGGAAAAAAGGACTCTTCACCCTGGATGATCTCCTCGATTTCGCCTGAACCCCTTCCTTCGCTCCGATGACGAACCACGAACGCCACCTCTTCCACGGCACCGCGCCGGCCCTCGTAACGCCTTTCACGGCCGACGGCGCCCTTGACGAGCCGGCCTTCCGCCTGCTGATTGATGACCAGATCGGCGGCGGCGTCGAGGCGCTGGTCGTCCTGGGCACCACAGGCGAGAACCCGACCGTCACGCACGACGAGCGCCGGCGGCTGGTCGAACTCAGCATCGCCCACACCGACCGCCGCGTACCGGTCATCATCGGTGCCGGCACCAACAACACGGCCGAAAGTGTCCGTTTCGCCCGCGAGGCCGCCGCGGCCGGCGCGGATGGGCTGCTGGTGGTAGGGCCGTATTACAACAAGCCCACGCCGGCCGGCCTGATCGCCCACGTATCCGCCATCGCCGACGCCGCGGACACGCCCATCATCGTGTACAACGTCCCGGGGCGCACCGGGAGCAACATCACGGCCGACACCCTGCTGGCCATCGCCGAGCGGGTTTCGTCGGTCGTGGGCGTCAAGGAGGCCTCGGGCAATCTGGCGCAGATCTCGGACATCCTCCACCACCGTCCAACGCACCTGGCCGTGTACGCCGGCGACGACGAGATGGCGCTTCCCCTCATCGCCCTCGGGGCGGAAGGCGTCATTTCGGTGATCAGCAACGCCGTCCCGGCGCCGTTCAGCGACATGATCCGCGCCGGCCTCGCCGGCGACTACCCGCGTGCCCGCGCCCTCCACTTCCGACTGCTCGACGCCATGCGGGCCTGTTTCATCGAAAGTAATCCCGTACCCGTGAAGACGGCCCTGGCGAATGCCGGCAAGATGACCGCGCACGTCCGCCTGCCGCTGGTGGGTCTGCAGGAATCGAACCGGGCGCAGGTGATTAAGGCGTTTTCGCCGTTTATGGATCGATGAGAGGCGTTAGCGCGTGACAAACCGCGCCGCGATGTTGGCCACCACCGCGGTATACACGGCCGCGCCGATCCAGTGGGAAAAGACGATGCTGATGTCGCGGGAGCCGGACTGGAGCACGAGCAGGGCGACGAGCAGCCCGTTATGGAGCAGTGCGATCACCAGCGCCATCAGAAAGGCCTGGGGCGGGCGCACGATAGGCATGTCGCGCTGATCCGGGTTCTGGAAGAAGCCCACCATGAACCCCACGCCCGTCTTAACAAACATCTGGATGCCCCACGTCCCGTAGATCACATCCATCAAAAAACCGAACGCAAACCCCGACACGGCGCCGGTACGCCGGCCATAGGCAAACCCCAGCCAGGCGATGAAGATGAGCACCCCGTCCGGATACGCCCCCCACAACCGCAGCCGGCCGAGCACGATCCACTGCAAGAGCACGGCGATCAGACCGGTGAGGGCGATACGAAGGAGGACGGGCATGAAGGGCGGTTCGCGTGAGGGTAGTAGGGTCGGAGGGAAATTCTACCTTTAACCCGTGAGACGCAAGCGGTGCCCTCACGCATCCACCGACCGCGTAATCGCCAGGATCACCCGATCCATCGTCTGCATAATGCGATAGCTGGGCACCGTGTAGTTGTTGGCGATGAGCGAAAACGCCATCATCCGGCCATCGGGCGTCTGCGCGTAGCCGCTCAGCGCGCGGACATATTCGAGCGAGCCGGTCTTTGCCCAGACGGCCTCGCCGCGGAGCCGGTAGTCGAGCGTCGTCTCCGCCTCGCCGCCGCGGGCGAGGGAATTAAAAAAGGCCTCGCGTTGGGGATGCCGGTTCATAAACGCCAGCAGCCCCCCGATCGTCTCGGGCGTCACCATGTCCTTTCGGGAGAGCCCCGAGCCGTCGCGCGCCGAGATCCCGTTCATGGGGATGTCCGCTTTTTTCAAGAAGTCCTTCACCCGTCGCTCGGCGCCGTCGGTCGAACCGCCCCAGCCGAAGGTGCGGAAGACCTGCTCCGCGTAGAAGTTATTACTCTCCTTGTTGATGATCTGGAGGATATCGCGCAGCGGCGGCGACTGGTGGATGAAGAGGGTGCGGGCGCGCCGGTAGTCGAGCGGCCGCGCGAGGTCGTCGATATCCACCAGCTGGGCCTCGACGACAATACCCACGGCCTCGAGTTCCTGTTTGAAGCTATGCAGAGCCAGGAGCGTCGGGTTCGTGACCGGAATGGTGACGCTGCGCCGGTAGGTGCGCGGCACCGAACCCTGTAGCAGCACCCGCTCGGTCCCGAGCGCCCGTTCGACGTCGATGGCGTGCCCGCGGCTGCGGGCGCTGGTGGTGGCCTGATTGCGGATGTCGAGGTAGCCGGCCGGCGAATCCTTGATCAACGGCGCCTCCCCGACGCGGCTGGACTGGATCTGGACGATGACGGTGTTGTCGACGGCTGAGATGCCGCTCGTGGCTGGCGCGAAGGACTCGCTGGTGATGAAGCCCACGTCCCAGCCCTCGGGGTAGGGGGACTCATCGAAAACGTTATCGTCCCCGATGATGCGTCCCTGGATCCGGGTGACGCCCTGCGCCGACAGGCCGCGCGCCCAGGTCTGGAGCGGATTCACCCCCCGCAGTTCCGCGCTGGCGAACGTGGGGTCCCCGGAGCCTTCAATGACCAGGTCGCCGGAGAGCACGCCGGCCGCGATTTCTCCCTGCAGGTGGAGATTCGTCTCGTAGATGAAATCCGGCCCCAAGACATCAAGCGCGGTGGCCGTGGTCAGCAGCTTCTGATTGGAGGCCGGCGTCAGCGTCTTGTCGCTGTTCTGATGGTACACCACGCGCCCCGTGCTCAGGTCCTGCACGTAAACCCCCCAGATCGCGGCGCTCACCGACGGGTCGTTGATCAACCCTTCGATCTGGTCCGAAAGTGAGGCTGGAGCAACGGCCCCACCGCTAAAAAAACCTACCAGAAGCGCCATCGCGATCAGGTGCGACGCTGAATTTAAACGAACCTTCATGTGCGGTGTACCTGAATCGTACGCGTGTGGGTCAAGGTGCAGCGGCCAGGGTGCGCCGCTTTGGGTCGCCCGTATCAGAATAGGAATTTCCTACCGGCGGCAGGTGATCCTGCGACCACCGCGCGATGCGCCTCTGGCCATTCAATTTGGCTCGGTTTGCGCGATTCGCCCGCTCCTGCTGGCCATTGTATCGCAGGCCATACGTGCCGTTCCTGAGCCTTAATAAGAAAGCCAGTAGTACCAATCAAGAGCCGTACCGGGAATAGGATGAAGATCAACCCTTTCGGAACCCGCCCCATACGCCGGGGTTTGTCCCTACACCCCATACGACCGCTGTCCAGAGGCCCAACGAATTTTCCATGACACCATCTCCTTCCCAACGCGGCCGCGCCCGCCGCCGGCAGGGCGGCTCCACCGCCGAACCGCGGTCTACCCAGAAATCGGGGCCGCGCAAATCGGCGGCGATGGTATTTGTCGCCGGAAATTATCTTCTGATACTCCTCGGCCTCGCCCTCGTTACCGTCGGCTATGTGATCATGCGGATGGAGAATGAGGTCGACGGGTTCATCTCCCTCTACATCGCCCCCATCCTGATCCTCGGCGGCTATCTCGAAGTCATCTACGCCATTCTCTGGCGGCCCAAGACGCCCGCCCCGCCGACCGAGACGCCGGCGACCTGAGCCAACGGGCTACTCGTACAGTAAGTAGGGCGCGCGGCGCGCCTCGAACGCGGCGACTTCCGCCTGCCACGCCTCCACGATGCCCTCCGCCAGCATACCGGCTTCGAGCATGTCGACCAGACGACGCGTGCCGGCCAGGTTGTTCAGCCAGGAAGGTTGCAAAAAGGTCGACCGTTCCGTCTCCGCCGCCGCTTGATAAAAGGCCACTACCACGTGAATTCCGGTAGCCACGGGCCGAAACAGCGCCAGATCCATGACTTCGGCTCGTACGCCGCCCAGCGCCACGCCGGCAAATCGCGGGGTGGTGGCCATGCCCGGGATGCTGACGGGTGTGAAACCGGCCTCCGCGAAACGCACACCAGGCAGTCCGACCCCATTCAGCGCCTCCGCCAGCCGTTTGCCGTCTGCGCCGGGAGCGCCTACCTGTTTGAAAGGCTCGTACGTCCCCCGCCCCTCACTGGCCTGCACACCCTCAAAGAAACAGGTGCCGGGATAAAGCACGGCGGTCGCCACGTCGGGTATATTTGGACTTGGCGGCGTCCATGGCAGCCCCGTCGCATCCCATCCCATCGCCCGGCGCCAACCCAGCATGGGCACCACGTGGAGATCGAGCGCCTCGATGCCTTCCATCCAGCCTTCACCCTGGATCATCCGCGCCAGTTCCCCCACCGTGAGGCCGTGGACG comes from Rhodothermales bacterium and encodes:
- a CDS encoding ACT domain-containing protein; translation: MPSSSIYVFPHEAPDDRYDTAAAGGLLAYDGPGRLFAVVPPGREGIWRRITKWSNRPVCQLEGAAIVRVRGGRLDERPTAAAIAEAAAALPDNAIVYVEAGLATDDAGDAVPFYPPGVAFTATLLARYADAASITFWTDTPGVPSAPPRFIPDAFTLRHLSYREASEIVYPNTGFLHPRTMVPLFEQQIPLFIRSCFDPGEPGTRVDHTTGNTQGVAKAVTAIEGAGLVVIEGAGMMGIPGIAARALGALAEASINIAMLSQASTEQSIGIIVRQGDLQAALEAARRGLAEEIERSEVQRIYALPNLGVVTVVDDNMRYRPGLTGRMFSTLGRAGINVLTMAEGASETNISAVVEETDLKRAVQALHEAFALGRQRAHVFLFGAGTVGGMLLEMLGRQAEPLLEQLNLHLQLVGIANSKGIVWNVDGIDFDKGLAELARASVHLDQQAIIRHLINSRLDRLIVIDATASDAVTQIYPVLLEHNIAVVTPNKRANTQSMAFYNRLRKASRDRQVPYLYETTVGAGLPVIGTLRDLVRSGDSVLKIEGVLSGTLSFVFTQLALGRPVADVIQEAHRNGYSEPDPRDDLSGEDVARKLLILAREMGISVEREDVEVESLVPPALASVSIADFWAGLAEGFAPLQVRAEAAFAAGTRLRHVASIEGDRLRVSIQAVGPESPLYFLAGTDNLVAFTTARYLRNPLVVRGPGAGPEVTAGGILADVIRAAELVT
- the dapB gene encoding 4-hydroxy-tetrahydrodipicolinate reductase, which encodes MNLAIVGTGQTGSVVESMARERGHTIHARFNSARPITGEGAREALAGADAVIDFSLPSLALAHIERYCAWGVPAVIGTTGWHGQLPAVEAMVRDRDAALLYAPNFSVGVALLVRALNSIAPLIDKLPEYDASIHEMHHRRKVDSPSGTALMLAETLLRHLSAKTTIVAETQHQRIAPETLHVSSTRAGHVVGHHTVCFDSPFDRIELVHDARNRQGFAHGALLAAEWLPGKKGLFTLDDLLDFA
- the dapA gene encoding 4-hydroxy-tetrahydrodipicolinate synthase; this encodes MTNHERHLFHGTAPALVTPFTADGALDEPAFRLLIDDQIGGGVEALVVLGTTGENPTVTHDERRRLVELSIAHTDRRVPVIIGAGTNNTAESVRFAREAAAAGADGLLVVGPYYNKPTPAGLIAHVSAIADAADTPIIVYNVPGRTGSNITADTLLAIAERVSSVVGVKEASGNLAQISDILHHRPTHLAVYAGDDEMALPLIALGAEGVISVISNAVPAPFSDMIRAGLAGDYPRARALHFRLLDAMRACFIESNPVPVKTALANAGKMTAHVRLPLVGLQESNRAQVIKAFSPFMDR
- the mreD gene encoding rod shape-determining protein MreD, yielding MPVLLRIALTGLIAVLLQWIVLGRLRLWGAYPDGVLIFIAWLGFAYGRRTGAVSGFAFGFLMDVIYGTWGIQMFVKTGVGFMVGFFQNPDQRDMPIVRPPQAFLMALVIALLHNGLLVALLVLQSGSRDISIVFSHWIGAAVYTAVVANIAARFVTR
- the dacB gene encoding D-alanyl-D-alanine carboxypeptidase/D-alanyl-D-alanine-endopeptidase, with the translated sequence MKVRLNSASHLIAMALLVGFFSGGAVAPASLSDQIEGLINDPSVSAAIWGVYVQDLSTGRVVYHQNSDKTLTPASNQKLLTTATALDVLGPDFIYETNLHLQGEIAAGVLSGDLVIEGSGDPTFASAELRGVNPLQTWARGLSAQGVTRIQGRIIGDDNVFDESPYPEGWDVGFITSESFAPATSGISAVDNTVIVQIQSSRVGEAPLIKDSPAGYLDIRNQATTSARSRGHAIDVERALGTERVLLQGSVPRTYRRSVTIPVTNPTLLALHSFKQELEAVGIVVEAQLVDIDDLARPLDYRRARTLFIHQSPPLRDILQIINKESNNFYAEQVFRTFGWGGSTDGAERRVKDFLKKADIPMNGISARDGSGLSRKDMVTPETIGGLLAFMNRHPQREAFFNSLARGGEAETTLDYRLRGEAVWAKTGSLEYVRALSGYAQTPDGRMMAFSLIANNYTVPSYRIMQTMDRVILAITRSVDA
- a CDS encoding DUF1343 domain-containing protein, encoding MHTAYVRLVVAALALLAGCASPAPLPEAMPPAPTRIRTGAEVLADEGFARLAGLRVGLIANHTSRVDSTHLADRLHAAGGIELVALFGPEHGIRGDAVAGAYVEGSRDSSTGVPVHSLYGRRTKPTPEQLAGIDVLLFDIQDIGARFYTYISTMGLAMQAAAAADIPFYVLDRPNPLGGVLVEGFVLEPEYTSFVGAYPIPVVHGLTVGELARMIQGEGWMEGIEALDLHVVPMLGWRRAMGWDATGLPWTPPSPNIPDVATAVLYPGTCFFEGVQASEGRGTYEPFKQVGAPGADGKRLAEALNGVGLPGVRFAEAGFTPVSIPGMATTPRFAGVALGGVRAEVMDLALFRPVATGIHVVVAFYQAAAETERSTFLQPSWLNNLAGTRRLVDMLEAGMLAEGIVEAWQAEVAAFEARRAPYLLYE